CTGCTGGTCGGCGCATCTCGACCGATCGGCCGTGCTGAATGGATACTGCCCGAGCATGACGAGCCACTCTTCGCGTCATGCCCGGGCACTGGTTGCAACGTCAGTTGAGCGTGATGCCCTGAGTTTCAGCCACCTTCTTCCACTTGGCCAATTCGGTATCAAAGAACTCCTTGAACTGCACCGGCGTCCAATCTGGATGCGTCGCCTGCTGCTTCTTCAGGTAGTCGATGCCCTCGGGCGAGGCCATCAGCTTGTTGATGTCGGCATTCAGCTTGGTGGCGATGTCATCAGGCGTCGCGGCGGGAACGAACGTCGCCCACCACAGGCCGACTTCGGCGTCGATGCCGCTTTCGGCAAGCGTCGGAACATCCGGGAACGCTTCCAGCCGGCTGCGGCCCATGACGGCCAGAGGCCGGACCTGGCCGGAATCGAGGAAGGCCTGTGCCGTCGTGACCGTCGCGACATAGAGATCCGCCCGGCCGGCGACAACGTCGATGACCGCCTCGGAGCCGCCCTTGTAGTGGACGCTCTTCATCTTCATGCCGGTGGCCCCAGCGATCAATTCATTGGCGAAATGGGTGCTTGTTCCAGGCCCGCTGGTCGTCGCCAGTATCTCTCGTGTCTTTCCCTCTTCGACGAACTCCGCGATCGTCTTGGCCTTGACGCTCGGCCCGACGACCAGAACGAACTGGGTATCGGAAATCATCGCGACCGGCTTTAGATCCTTGCCCGGATCGAAGGGGAGATCGGTTCTGAGCGCCGGTAGCATGGTGAATGTCGTGCCATGGACCAGAATGGTGTAGCCGTCAGGAGCAGCCTGCGCGGCGTGGCCGGCGCCGATCATCGAGCCGCCGCCCGTGATATTCTCCACGGTAACCGACTGGCCCCACATCTGGCCCAGGCCATCGGCGATGAACCGTGCCGAGATGTCGCCCGATCCGCCCGGCGCATAGGGCGAAACAACGCGTACCGGCTTCGTCGGATATTCCTGCGCCGCAGCCAATCCCGTCGACACAAGGATTGCCGCGAGCGTGATCACTATCTTTTTCATTGTCATCTCCTCACATCGGCTCAGTGCGCCCGCCCCGACAAGAGGCGGTCAGCTGCCGATTTTCTCCCAGATTTCGGCGGATGTGCCCACGCCTTCCGCTTTTGAAGCTAGCAGGCAGTTTTTACAATCGCACCGGCTCGTTCACGCCACGAAGTCACAACTGTTTTTTGACTCGTCACGCCACCGCCGTCGACGGTTTATTTCAGCATTATGGCGCGTGCCTCCACCACCTTCTTCCACTGCGCCATTTCGCTCAGGATGTAGTCTCCGCTCTGTTGCGGCGAGTAAGCCGGATGGGTCGCCTGCTGCTTTTCCAGGAAGGTACTTCCCTCAGGCGTCGTCATCACCGTATGAATATCGGCATTGATCTTGTCGACGATCTCGGCCGGCGTCCCTTTCGCGACCAGCGCGACCCACCACAAAATCTCTTCGGCATCGATGCCGCTCTCATGGAAAGTCGGCACGTCCGGAAGGAAGTCCAATCGCTTGGTCCCCAGCGTTGCAAGCGGCTTCAATTCGCCGCTTTCTATGAACGATCGCGCACTGGTCACCGAGGCGACGGATACATCCGCCCTGCCCGCCGCGACGTCCAGGATCGACTCCGCGCCCCCTTTGTAGAACACCACGGTGAGCGGGACGCCCGTCGCCGACGCGACCAGTTCCGCCCCCATATGGGTGCTCGAACCTGGGCCGGAGGCCGCGGCGAACATCTCCCGGGTTTTGGCCTCCGCGATAAAATCCTGCAACGTCTTGGCTTTCACGCGCGGGCCGGCAACCAGCATGAACTGCGCCTCGGATATGATCGTTACCGCCGTGAGGTCCTTTTCGGAATCGAAGGGCAGATCGCTGCGCAGCGCCGGCATCATCGCGTAGGTCGGCGCATGCAATAGCAGAGTATAACCGTCGGCCGGCAACTGGGTGACATGGGCGGTGCCGATCGCGCCACCGCCACCGGGTATGTTCTCGACCACGGTGGACTGGCCCCACAGGTCGCTCAGCTTTTCGGCGATGAAACGCCCGGTGACGTCGCCCGAGCCGCCCGGAGCATAGGGAACCACGATCTTGACCGGCTTGGTTGGAAACTCCTGCGACCACGCCAAAGGAGTCGGCAGCAATGCGACGGCGACGGCAAGCAATAATGCCTT
This region of Chelativorans sp. AA-79 genomic DNA includes:
- a CDS encoding tripartite tricarboxylate transporter substrate binding protein is translated as MKKIVITLAAILVSTGLAAAQEYPTKPVRVVSPYAPGGSGDISARFIADGLGQMWGQSVTVENITGGGSMIGAGHAAQAAPDGYTILVHGTTFTMLPALRTDLPFDPGKDLKPVAMISDTQFVLVVGPSVKAKTIAEFVEEGKTREILATTSGPGTSTHFANELIAGATGMKMKSVHYKGGSEAVIDVVAGRADLYVATVTTAQAFLDSGQVRPLAVMGRSRLEAFPDVPTLAESGIDAEVGLWWATFVPAATPDDIATKLNADINKLMASPEGIDYLKKQQATHPDWTPVQFKEFFDTELAKWKKVAETQGITLN
- a CDS encoding tripartite tricarboxylate transporter substrate-binding protein, translated to MEEKMKALLLAVAVALLPTPLAWSQEFPTKPVKIVVPYAPGGSGDVTGRFIAEKLSDLWGQSTVVENIPGGGGAIGTAHVTQLPADGYTLLLHAPTYAMMPALRSDLPFDSEKDLTAVTIISEAQFMLVAGPRVKAKTLQDFIAEAKTREMFAAASGPGSSTHMGAELVASATGVPLTVVFYKGGAESILDVAAGRADVSVASVTSARSFIESGELKPLATLGTKRLDFLPDVPTFHESGIDAEEILWWVALVAKGTPAEIVDKINADIHTVMTTPEGSTFLEKQQATHPAYSPQQSGDYILSEMAQWKKVVEARAIMLK